One Saccharopolyspora erythraea NRRL 2338 genomic region harbors:
- a CDS encoding ROK family transcriptional regulator, whose translation METPTEVHALVRRTHKERVLRALRERGALSRGEIAKIVGLSRTTVSEITRDLLRRGAIVVVDTDAAVREGSGRPAERLALDPRSAQFMGVDFGHRRVRVAVADAAHEIVASGRQRYQEDAGWPERISAAFGLIDRLGDECGVHFHALQGIGIGVTGPYPRSSAPHAPEGAFGPGFAAARDDVDVSFAERFGASVIVDNNTRFAALAEAITGGGAVDDLLYVRLSDGVGGALVVGGRLVGGATGLAGELGHVTIEPGGPLCRCGKAGCLETVASVPAIMAACRVRGADVGSLDELRSAVERGDPAVEQVLRDAASALGRVVGMVAMAFNPAEVVIGGEIAHLAPVIVGQVTATVATELFPWAAAKPAIRCAQLSDDDGALGALAALFHSSPLFAGYPEPAASRISALPA comes from the coding sequence ATGGAAACGCCCACCGAGGTGCACGCGCTCGTGCGCCGCACGCACAAGGAGCGCGTGCTGCGCGCGCTCCGCGAGCGGGGTGCGCTGAGCCGGGGCGAGATCGCCAAGATCGTCGGGCTGTCCCGCACCACGGTCTCGGAGATCACGCGGGACCTCCTGCGGCGCGGCGCGATCGTGGTCGTCGACACCGACGCGGCGGTCCGAGAGGGCAGCGGCAGGCCCGCCGAGCGGCTCGCGCTCGATCCGAGGTCCGCGCAGTTCATGGGCGTGGACTTCGGGCACCGCCGGGTGCGGGTGGCCGTCGCCGACGCCGCGCACGAGATCGTCGCGTCGGGTCGGCAGCGCTACCAGGAGGATGCCGGCTGGCCGGAGCGGATCTCGGCTGCTTTCGGGCTCATCGACCGGCTCGGCGACGAGTGCGGAGTGCACTTCCACGCCCTGCAGGGCATCGGTATCGGGGTCACCGGGCCCTACCCGAGATCTTCGGCGCCGCACGCACCGGAAGGCGCGTTCGGGCCCGGGTTCGCCGCCGCGCGCGACGACGTGGACGTCTCCTTCGCGGAGCGCTTCGGCGCCTCGGTGATCGTGGACAACAACACCCGGTTCGCCGCTCTCGCCGAGGCGATCACCGGCGGCGGCGCGGTCGATGACCTGCTCTACGTCCGCCTGTCCGACGGAGTCGGCGGCGCCCTCGTGGTCGGTGGCCGCCTGGTCGGGGGCGCGACGGGACTGGCGGGCGAACTCGGCCACGTGACGATCGAGCCCGGAGGCCCGTTGTGCCGGTGCGGCAAGGCCGGGTGCCTCGAAACGGTCGCGTCGGTGCCTGCGATCATGGCGGCCTGCCGCGTGCGCGGCGCCGATGTCGGCTCCCTGGACGAGCTGCGGTCAGCGGTCGAGCGCGGGGACCCGGCCGTCGAGCAGGTGCTGCGCGATGCGGCCTCGGCGCTCGGCAGGGTCGTCGGCATGGTGGCGATGGCGTTCAACCCCGCCGAGGTCGTGATCGGCGGCGAGATCGCCCACCTGGCGCCGGTGATCGTCGGCCAGGTCACCGCGACCGTCGCCACCGAGCTGTTCCCGTGGGCCGCGGCGAAGCCGGCGATCCGGTGCGCCCAGCTCTCCGACGACGACGGTGCCCTCGGTGCGCTCGCCGCGCTCTTCCACAGCTCGCCGCTGTTCGCCGGCTATCCGGAGCCGGCCGCGTCGAGGATCAGCGCACTGCCGGCGTAA
- a CDS encoding LacI family DNA-binding transcriptional regulator — MPRSRTGTAARPTLSKVAEAAGVAVSTASLVFSGSGPVSDATRRRVLDAADRLGYAGPDPVARSLRQGRSGIVGVVIGERLLYAFRDPVAVALLDGLTEELAPAGFGLLLLSGSSGRTGPAPEQVERAPLDAVVVESCGGDDAPAVSTLHHRGVPIIGVEGTRLPDVPMVSIDNHGATVELTRHLVELGHRRISVVTLPMRQPGTHRGPLDDSRRATATSTTGIDRLRGVEDALGHAVAAWEASDGLIEEGHRAGLELLAGSPHQRPTAVVAQSDLLAVGVVHAARELGLRIPQDLSVTGFDGIDTPWLGDLRLTTVEQPMTEKGRAAGRMVVDVLAGARPDPVMLPTTLRVRSSTGPAPE; from the coding sequence ATGCCCCGATCACGGACCGGCACAGCCGCCCGCCCGACGCTGTCCAAGGTCGCCGAAGCGGCCGGTGTCGCGGTGTCCACGGCGTCGCTCGTCTTCTCCGGTTCCGGCCCGGTCTCCGACGCGACCCGCCGGCGCGTCCTCGACGCCGCCGACAGGCTCGGCTACGCGGGTCCGGACCCGGTCGCCCGGTCGTTGCGGCAGGGCAGGTCCGGGATCGTCGGCGTGGTGATCGGTGAGCGGTTGCTCTACGCGTTCCGCGACCCGGTGGCGGTCGCGCTGCTCGACGGCCTCACCGAGGAGCTCGCGCCGGCCGGGTTCGGGTTGCTGCTGCTGTCGGGCAGCAGCGGGCGAACGGGACCGGCGCCGGAGCAGGTCGAGCGGGCCCCGCTGGACGCCGTGGTGGTGGAGAGCTGCGGCGGGGACGACGCGCCGGCGGTGTCCACCCTGCACCACCGGGGGGTGCCGATCATCGGGGTGGAGGGCACCCGCCTGCCGGACGTGCCGATGGTGAGCATCGACAACCACGGCGCCACCGTGGAGCTGACCCGGCACCTCGTGGAGCTGGGGCACCGCAGGATCAGCGTGGTCACGCTGCCGATGCGCCAACCCGGAACGCACCGCGGCCCGCTGGACGACTCCCGCCGCGCCACGGCCACCTCGACCACCGGCATCGACCGGCTCCGCGGGGTCGAGGACGCCCTCGGCCACGCCGTCGCGGCCTGGGAGGCGAGCGACGGGCTGATCGAGGAAGGCCACCGCGCCGGGCTGGAGCTGCTGGCCGGATCGCCGCACCAGCGCCCCACCGCTGTCGTGGCGCAGAGCGACCTGCTCGCGGTCGGCGTCGTCCACGCCGCGCGCGAGCTCGGCCTGCGGATCCCGCAGGACCTCAGCGTCACCGGCTTCGACGGGATCGACACCCCGTGGCTGGGAGACCTGCGGCTGACCACGGTGGAACAGCCCATGACAGAGAAGGGCCGCGCGGCGGGGAGGATGGTCGTCGACGTGCTCGCCGGCGCCCGCCCGGACCCGGTGATGCTGCCGACCACCCTGCGCGTGAGGTCCAGCACCGGGCCCGCGCCCGAGTAA
- a CDS encoding dienelactone hydrolase family protein — translation MPTKTLRIPTADGQADAFAAFPDDGRRHPGVLLYTDAFGLRPELEQRARELAEHGYYVLVPNIYYRHGPAPVVELPEHIGEDIRPAVIARLMPLLAAHTTEDALRDADAYLGFLTTQSEVGAGPVAVIGYCIGAAFAMRTATAHPGQVAAVAGFHPGFLVTDEPDSPHRRIPELTAQVHLGLAEGDMSPSAISELNHAMDAAGVGYSTEIYPGTIHGFTMSDTAAFNPAALQRHWDRLLSLLHRALA, via the coding sequence ATGCCCACCAAGACGCTGCGGATTCCCACCGCGGACGGCCAGGCCGACGCTTTCGCCGCCTTCCCCGACGATGGCCGGCGGCACCCGGGGGTGCTGCTGTACACGGACGCCTTCGGCCTGCGGCCCGAGCTGGAGCAGAGGGCCCGCGAACTGGCCGAGCACGGGTACTACGTGCTCGTCCCCAACATCTACTACCGGCACGGTCCGGCACCGGTGGTCGAACTTCCCGAGCACATCGGAGAAGACATCAGGCCCGCGGTCATCGCCCGGCTGATGCCCTTGCTCGCGGCGCACACCACCGAAGACGCCCTGCGCGACGCCGACGCGTACCTCGGCTTCCTCACCACCCAGTCCGAGGTCGGCGCGGGACCGGTCGCCGTGATCGGCTACTGCATAGGCGCCGCCTTCGCGATGCGGACCGCGACAGCCCATCCCGGCCAGGTGGCCGCCGTCGCCGGATTCCACCCCGGCTTCCTGGTCACCGACGAGCCCGACAGCCCGCACCGCCGCATTCCCGAGCTCACCGCCCAGGTCCACCTCGGACTCGCCGAGGGCGACATGTCGCCCTCGGCCATCAGCGAGCTCAACCACGCCATGGATGCCGCGGGTGTCGGCTACAGCACCGAGATCTACCCCGGCACCATCCACGGCTTCACCATGTCCGACACCGCCGCCTTCAACCCCGCCGCGCTGCAGCGCCATTGGGACCGCCTGCTCTCCCTCCTCCACCGCGCCCTGGCTTGA
- a CDS encoding MFS transporter, producing MAVESRTSRPAVLRARNAVTAVFAVNGFAIASWMSRIPEARDALSITPGQLGALLLSISVGAMAALPLAGSLVHRFGARAVITGAAVLDAAGVACSGVGAAALGDYWLTALGLVCMGLGSGVWDVAMNIEGAAVERALERTIMPRFHAAFSLGTVVAAGVGAVAAAWAVPVATHLIAAALIVAVLPAFAARSFIREGADDGGGDKGAKPWRAWTDPRTLVIGLMVLALALTEGTANDWLAVALVDGYGVPAWLGAAGFAVFLTAMTAGRVAGTALLDRFGRLRVLWATMATAGLGVVLLVFGTWLPIALLGAVLWGLGASLGFPVGMSAAADDPEHAAARVSVVSTIGYTAFLAGPPLLGYLGDRVGTLQALLVVAVLLVPSAMAVPAARPRAHATCR from the coding sequence GTGGCCGTGGAGTCGCGCACTTCCCGACCGGCCGTGTTGCGCGCGCGCAACGCCGTCACCGCGGTGTTCGCCGTCAACGGCTTCGCCATCGCCAGCTGGATGTCGCGCATCCCCGAAGCCCGGGACGCGCTGAGCATCACGCCCGGTCAACTCGGGGCGCTGCTCCTGTCGATCTCGGTGGGTGCGATGGCCGCCCTGCCGCTGGCGGGCAGCCTCGTCCACCGGTTCGGCGCGCGGGCGGTCATCACCGGCGCCGCCGTGCTCGACGCGGCGGGTGTGGCGTGCAGCGGCGTAGGAGCGGCGGCGCTCGGCGACTACTGGCTGACCGCGCTCGGACTGGTCTGCATGGGCCTGGGTTCCGGCGTCTGGGACGTGGCGATGAACATCGAGGGCGCAGCGGTCGAACGTGCTCTCGAACGCACGATCATGCCTCGCTTCCACGCCGCGTTCAGCCTCGGCACCGTCGTTGCGGCCGGGGTGGGCGCGGTCGCCGCGGCGTGGGCGGTCCCGGTCGCGACGCACCTGATCGCGGCCGCGCTCATCGTCGCGGTGCTGCCGGCGTTCGCCGCACGGTCGTTCATCCGCGAGGGAGCCGACGACGGAGGCGGCGACAAGGGCGCGAAGCCGTGGCGGGCCTGGACCGACCCCAGGACGCTGGTCATCGGTCTGATGGTGCTGGCCCTCGCGCTCACCGAGGGCACCGCCAACGACTGGCTCGCGGTGGCCCTGGTCGACGGCTACGGCGTGCCCGCCTGGCTGGGTGCCGCCGGGTTCGCGGTCTTCCTCACCGCGATGACGGCAGGCCGCGTCGCGGGCACGGCGCTGCTCGACCGGTTCGGCCGGCTGCGGGTGCTGTGGGCGACCATGGCCACGGCCGGTCTCGGGGTCGTGCTCCTGGTCTTCGGAACGTGGCTGCCGATCGCGCTGCTCGGTGCGGTGCTGTGGGGGCTCGGCGCCTCGCTCGGCTTTCCCGTCGGGATGAGCGCGGCGGCCGACGACCCCGAGCACGCCGCGGCGCGGGTCAGCGTGGTGTCCACGATCGGCTACACCGCCTTCCTCGCGGGACCTCCGCTGCTGGGCTACCTGGGCGACCGGGTCGGCACGCTGCAGGCGCTGCTCGTCGTCGCCGTGCTGCTGGTGCCCTCGGCGATGGCCGTCCCTGCGGCCAGACCTCGCGCTCACGCCACGTGCCGGTGA
- the pqqA gene encoding pyrroloquinoline quinone precursor peptide PqqA, with protein MESAAAGPERLEWEPPEFEEIGCASEVTMYVAQLED; from the coding sequence ATGGAGTCCGCTGCCGCCGGACCCGAGCGTCTTGAGTGGGAGCCTCCCGAGTTCGAGGAGATCGGGTGCGCTTCCGAGGTGACGATGTACGTCGCGCAGTTGGAGGACTAG
- a CDS encoding MBL fold metallo-hydrolase, whose translation MTARIDHATTSGTFSLDGQTFDVDNNVWIVGDDEECFVIDAPHDAGAIRDLVGTRTVRAILATHAHDDHVRVAPELADALRAPVLLHPDDMVLWRMTHPQRDPDGALADGQRLTIAGTEVEVLHTPGHAPGAVCFHVPELRAVFTGDTLFAGGPGATGRSYSDFPTIIDSIRDRLLSLPGETTVHPGHGDTTTIAAEKPHLQEWIDRGH comes from the coding sequence ATGACCGCGCGCATCGACCACGCGACCACCTCCGGCACGTTCTCCCTGGACGGTCAGACCTTCGACGTCGACAACAACGTGTGGATCGTCGGCGACGACGAGGAATGCTTCGTGATCGACGCTCCGCACGACGCCGGGGCGATCCGGGACCTCGTCGGAACACGCACGGTGCGAGCGATCCTGGCCACGCACGCCCACGACGACCACGTCCGGGTCGCACCCGAGCTCGCCGACGCCCTGCGCGCCCCGGTGTTGCTGCACCCGGACGACATGGTGCTCTGGCGCATGACCCATCCGCAGCGCGATCCGGACGGAGCGCTCGCCGACGGCCAGCGGCTGACCATCGCGGGCACCGAGGTCGAGGTGCTGCACACGCCGGGGCATGCGCCGGGCGCGGTGTGCTTCCACGTCCCCGAGCTGCGTGCGGTCTTCACCGGCGACACCCTGTTCGCCGGAGGTCCGGGGGCGACCGGGCGCTCCTACTCCGACTTCCCGACCATCATCGACTCGATCCGCGACCGGCTGCTGTCCCTGCCCGGCGAGACCACCGTGCACCCCGGCCACGGGGACACCACGACCATCGCCGCGGAGAAGCCGCACCTGCAGGAGTGGATCGACCGGGGGCACTGA
- a CDS encoding nuclear transport factor 2 family protein, translating to MPSEPERKKVAIAYCERVTAGDVEGILELFEPDAVIEDPVGTGPVAGHDALREYYRNIVDNYGSRIETGEARGSHEDTFVALPIVVTATIGGKASVVNSVDVFEINDACRITRMWAYWGPSDIR from the coding sequence ATGCCGAGTGAGCCAGAGCGCAAGAAAGTCGCGATCGCCTATTGCGAGCGAGTCACAGCCGGAGACGTCGAGGGCATCCTGGAGCTGTTCGAACCGGACGCGGTGATCGAGGACCCGGTCGGCACGGGGCCCGTCGCCGGCCACGACGCGCTGCGCGAGTACTACCGCAACATCGTCGACAACTACGGGTCCCGCATCGAGACCGGCGAGGCCCGGGGCAGCCACGAGGACACCTTCGTGGCGCTGCCGATCGTCGTGACCGCGACGATCGGGGGGAAAGCCAGCGTCGTCAACTCCGTCGACGTGTTCGAGATCAACGACGCGTGCCGGATCACGCGCATGTGGGCCTACTGGGGTCCCTCGGACATCCGCTGA
- a CDS encoding SAM-dependent methyltransferase — MHTPETPSPEHSGKPGTAVDHTVPSVARIYDYAIGGKDNFKVDRDVAHALVAEVPEALLFARENRSFLRRAVRFLASECGVRQFVDNGSGLPTADNVHQIAQRCEPGARVVYIDNDPVVLAYGRALLADDGNTAVLQADMTSPGKIIADARTRQLIDFTEQTAVLYVSVLHCVPDEAAPRDVVARMLDAVPSGSYLVLSHIVSDDREAAQRFTEFMTSSTDWGRVRSPQEVAEIFDGLELLEPGLVDVVDWRPESSEPVWSVTGSPFGEFPADPEGPKKLWELGGIARKP; from the coding sequence ATGCACACCCCGGAAACGCCGAGCCCGGAGCACTCCGGCAAACCCGGCACCGCGGTGGACCACACCGTGCCGAGCGTCGCCCGCATCTACGACTACGCCATCGGCGGCAAGGACAACTTCAAGGTGGACCGGGACGTCGCGCACGCGCTGGTCGCCGAGGTCCCTGAGGCGTTGCTGTTCGCCCGCGAGAACCGGTCCTTCCTGCGCAGGGCGGTGCGCTTCCTGGCCTCCGAGTGCGGAGTCCGCCAGTTCGTCGACAACGGCAGCGGCCTGCCGACCGCGGACAACGTGCACCAGATCGCCCAACGCTGCGAGCCGGGGGCGCGGGTGGTCTACATCGACAACGACCCGGTGGTGCTGGCCTACGGGCGGGCGCTGCTCGCCGACGACGGCAACACCGCGGTGCTGCAGGCGGACATGACCTCACCCGGCAAGATCATCGCCGACGCCCGGACCAGGCAGCTCATCGACTTCACCGAGCAGACCGCCGTTCTCTACGTGTCGGTCCTGCACTGCGTTCCCGACGAGGCCGCACCCCGCGACGTGGTCGCGCGGATGCTCGACGCGGTTCCGTCCGGCAGCTACCTCGTGCTCTCGCACATCGTCAGCGACGACCGGGAAGCCGCGCAGCGCTTCACCGAGTTCATGACCAGCAGCACGGACTGGGGCCGGGTGCGCAGCCCGCAGGAGGTCGCCGAGATCTTCGACGGACTGGAGCTCCTGGAGCCGGGGCTGGTCGACGTGGTGGACTGGCGTCCCGAATCCTCCGAGCCCGTGTGGTCGGTGACCGGCTCACCGTTCGGGGAGTTCCCGGCCGACCCGGAGGGCCCCAAGAAGCTCTGGGAGCTGGGCGGGATCGCTCGCAAGCCCTGA
- a CDS encoding YkvA family protein, which translates to MSTVGRVLIGVGLGLLVLWLALVVLLLVARPKGGLLKEAVRLAPDLVRLLTRLARDRSLPRGARVWLALLLVYLAMPFDLVPDFIPVVGHVDDAIIVACVLRMVVRRAGIDIVRRRWPGSPDGLAAVQRLAGYSPADREDRPRPRETGPE; encoded by the coding sequence ATGTCAACAGTGGGTCGAGTGCTCATCGGGGTCGGCCTCGGCCTGCTCGTGCTGTGGCTGGCGCTGGTCGTGCTGTTGCTGGTCGCGCGCCCGAAGGGCGGTCTGCTGAAGGAAGCGGTCCGGCTGGCCCCCGACCTGGTGCGGCTGCTGACCCGCCTGGCCCGGGACCGTTCGCTGCCCCGTGGTGCGCGCGTCTGGCTGGCGCTGCTGCTGGTGTACCTGGCCATGCCGTTCGACCTCGTGCCCGACTTCATCCCGGTGGTGGGACACGTGGACGACGCCATCATCGTCGCCTGCGTGCTTCGCATGGTCGTGCGCCGGGCCGGGATCGACATCGTCCGCCGGCGGTGGCCGGGCAGCCCCGACGGGCTCGCCGCGGTGCAGCGCCTCGCCGGGTACTCCCCGGCCGACCGCGAAGACCGGCCCCGGCCTCGTGAAACCGGCCCCGAATGA
- the pqqC gene encoding pyrroloquinoline-quinone synthase PqqC: MAALTGTDGFVAALRAQSRRYHDQHPFHVRMNGGRLSRRQIQGWVANRFYYQESIPLKDAAILSNCPDREVRRRWVRRILDHDGAPGGRGGIDAWLHLAEAVGLTREEVLDERHVVPGVRFAVDAYVTFARTRPWTEAVASSLTELFAPDLMAQRLAAFERCYPWIDPGGLGYFRARLEQAPRDSEHALQVVTEHCRSADEQARAVAALSFKCDVLWSILDAIDHAYAD, from the coding sequence ATGGCGGCGCTCACCGGCACCGACGGCTTCGTCGCGGCGTTGCGCGCGCAGTCGCGGCGCTACCACGACCAGCACCCGTTCCACGTCAGGATGAACGGGGGACGGCTGAGCCGCCGCCAGATCCAGGGGTGGGTGGCCAACCGCTTCTACTACCAGGAGAGCATCCCGCTCAAGGACGCCGCGATCCTGTCCAACTGCCCCGACCGCGAGGTGCGCAGGCGCTGGGTGCGGCGGATCCTCGACCACGACGGCGCGCCGGGCGGGCGAGGCGGTATCGACGCCTGGTTGCACCTGGCCGAGGCGGTCGGCCTGACCCGCGAGGAAGTGCTCGACGAACGGCATGTCGTCCCCGGCGTGCGGTTCGCCGTCGACGCCTACGTCACCTTCGCCCGCACCCGGCCGTGGACCGAGGCGGTGGCGTCGTCGTTGACCGAGCTGTTCGCACCGGACCTGATGGCGCAGCGCCTCGCCGCGTTCGAGCGCTGCTATCCGTGGATCGACCCCGGCGGTCTCGGTTACTTCCGGGCCCGCCTGGAGCAGGCTCCCCGCGACTCCGAACACGCCCTGCAGGTGGTGACCGAACACTGCCGGTCGGCCGACGAGCAGGCACGAGCCGTGGCGGCCCTGTCGTTCAAATGCGATGTCCTGTGGAGCATTCTCGATGCCATCGACCACGCGTACGCCGACTGA
- a CDS encoding sodium:calcium antiporter: protein MTSIFIFISGAVLLIYSAEKLVGYLVGAASGLRIPVFLLAIIFTGIEFDDVVLGTVLNREELQDVALGLVFGTAISFTGLVLALAAVLTPSRIRVPPDYLAIFAAAPLVMVVFTLTSPITVVDGALLLGLFALFVAYVTARELRREVATFRNADFYEEMLESDGGRDPADGKTSSAETPFAEARRLPGWACLGLAVLALAGLVIGASTTSTGTSGILEDFGIEGTVFGATIVTLALTIEDFFLTVEPVRKGVPAIGIGNVVGSLVFSVTGKLGIIVLAGGSIVVEPEVPTWHLPVLIVLTVLAAYFLHTGRLRRWHGYTLLGLYAVYWVVSFAVFGGAPVEA, encoded by the coding sequence ATGACCTCGATCTTCATCTTCATCTCCGGGGCGGTGCTGCTGATCTACAGCGCCGAAAAGCTGGTCGGCTACCTCGTGGGAGCGGCGAGCGGGCTCAGGATCCCGGTGTTCCTCCTCGCCATCATCTTCACGGGCATCGAGTTCGACGACGTGGTCCTCGGTACCGTCCTGAACCGCGAGGAGCTCCAGGACGTCGCGCTCGGCCTCGTGTTCGGCACCGCGATCTCGTTCACCGGGCTCGTGCTCGCGCTCGCGGCGGTCCTCACCCCCTCCCGGATCCGCGTCCCGCCCGACTACCTCGCCATCTTCGCCGCCGCACCGCTCGTGATGGTCGTGTTCACGCTGACCTCCCCGATCACCGTCGTCGACGGCGCGCTGCTGCTCGGGCTCTTCGCGCTGTTCGTCGCCTACGTCACCGCCCGGGAGCTCAGGCGCGAGGTCGCGACCTTCCGGAATGCGGATTTCTACGAAGAAATGCTGGAATCCGACGGTGGACGAGATCCGGCAGACGGGAAGACGTCGTCCGCAGAGACGCCCTTCGCCGAGGCGCGCAGGCTCCCCGGCTGGGCCTGCCTGGGCCTGGCGGTCCTAGCGCTCGCCGGGCTCGTCATCGGAGCGTCGACCACCAGCACCGGAACCAGCGGAATCCTGGAGGACTTCGGGATCGAAGGCACCGTCTTCGGCGCCACCATCGTCACCCTCGCGCTGACCATCGAGGACTTCTTCCTGACCGTGGAACCCGTCCGCAAGGGCGTGCCCGCGATCGGGATCGGCAACGTCGTCGGGAGCCTCGTCTTCTCGGTCACGGGCAAGCTCGGAATCATCGTCCTCGCGGGCGGCAGCATCGTGGTCGAGCCGGAGGTGCCGACCTGGCACCTGCCGGTGCTCATCGTGCTGACCGTCCTCGCCGCGTACTTCCTCCACACCGGCCGGCTGCGGCGCTGGCACGGGTACACGCTGCTCGGCCTCTACGCCGTCTACTGGGTCGTCAGCTTCGCCGTCTTCGGAGGTGCTCCGGTCGAGGCGTGA
- a CDS encoding S-(hydroxymethyl)mycothiol dehydrogenase produces MTSSRAVIAPAKGVPVEVVTIEVPDPGPGEAVVRVQACGVCHTDLHYREGGINDEFPFLLGHEAAGIVEAVGAGVEELAEGDFVVLNWRAVCGVCRACRRGRPWYCFDTRNASRPMTLEDGTELSPALGIGAFTERTLVHSGQCTKVDPAARPAVAGLLGCGVMAGIGAAVNTGEVGRGESVAVIGCGGVGAGAVAGARLAGATRIIAVDVDPKKLDWAVDFGATDTVNAAETDPVEAIRALTGGNGADVVVEAVGRPETYKQAFYARDLAGRLVLVGVPTPDMRLELPLLDVFARGGALKSSWYGDCLPTRDFPELVDLYLQGRLPLEKFVTEEIGLDHVEEAFAKMERGEVLRSVVVL; encoded by the coding sequence ATGACTTCGAGTCGTGCCGTGATCGCACCGGCGAAGGGCGTGCCGGTCGAGGTGGTGACCATCGAGGTACCGGACCCCGGCCCGGGGGAGGCCGTGGTGCGGGTGCAGGCGTGCGGCGTGTGCCACACGGATCTGCACTACCGGGAAGGTGGCATCAACGACGAGTTCCCGTTCCTGCTGGGGCACGAGGCGGCCGGGATCGTCGAGGCGGTCGGCGCCGGGGTGGAGGAGCTCGCCGAGGGCGACTTCGTCGTGCTGAACTGGCGCGCGGTCTGCGGGGTGTGCCGCGCTTGCCGCAGGGGACGTCCGTGGTACTGCTTCGACACCCGCAACGCGTCGCGTCCGATGACGCTCGAGGACGGCACCGAGCTGTCCCCGGCACTGGGCATCGGCGCCTTCACCGAGCGCACGCTCGTGCATTCCGGCCAGTGCACCAAGGTCGACCCCGCCGCCCGCCCGGCCGTGGCGGGTCTGCTCGGGTGCGGGGTGATGGCCGGCATCGGAGCCGCCGTCAACACCGGTGAGGTCGGCCGCGGTGAGTCGGTGGCCGTGATCGGCTGCGGCGGCGTCGGGGCCGGGGCGGTGGCCGGGGCGCGCCTGGCCGGGGCCACCCGCATCATCGCCGTCGACGTCGACCCCAAGAAGCTGGACTGGGCGGTCGACTTCGGCGCCACCGACACCGTGAACGCGGCCGAGACCGACCCGGTCGAGGCCATCCGCGCCCTGACCGGCGGCAACGGTGCGGATGTGGTCGTCGAAGCCGTGGGACGCCCCGAGACCTACAAGCAGGCCTTCTACGCGCGCGACCTGGCCGGCCGGCTCGTGCTGGTGGGGGTCCCGACGCCGGACATGCGCCTGGAGCTGCCGCTGCTGGACGTCTTCGCGCGCGGCGGTGCGCTGAAGTCCAGCTGGTACGGCGACTGCCTGCCCACCCGCGACTTCCCCGAGCTGGTGGACCTGTACCTGCAGGGCAGGCTGCCGCTGGAGAAGTTCGTCACCGAGGAGATCGGGCTCGACCACGTCGAGGAGGCGTTCGCCAAGATGGAGCGGGGCGAGGTGCTGCGATCGGTGGTGGTGCTGTGA
- the pqqB gene encoding pyrroloquinoline quinone biosynthesis protein PqqB, producing the protein MWLRVLGSAAGGGFPQWNCACPGCRAVRDGSRPCRPRTQSALAVSADYQRWFLLNASPDIRAQIESFPALQPGAGRATPLRAVLLTDAEIDHTLGLLLLREGRALELHATPAVRETLCDGTAILRTLEAYCRVEWRPVVPGADASLGAGLSYRAFEVPTTKAARFGAGGQQGRVVGYRVTEEATGRAAVYLPGVQELTAEVRAELDDCACLFVDGTCWHDDELIRLGLAGKTARDMGHLPVGGAGGSLEQLSSLPIERKIYVHVNNSNPILMDDAPEREVVEKRGMEVAEDGLEVRI; encoded by the coding sequence ATGTGGTTGCGGGTGCTGGGATCGGCTGCTGGGGGAGGGTTTCCGCAGTGGAACTGCGCCTGCCCGGGCTGCCGCGCCGTTCGCGACGGCTCCCGGCCCTGCCGCCCCCGCACGCAGTCGGCGCTCGCGGTGAGCGCTGACTACCAGCGCTGGTTCCTGCTCAACGCCTCTCCGGACATCCGCGCCCAGATCGAGTCCTTTCCCGCGCTGCAGCCGGGCGCGGGAAGAGCGACGCCGCTGCGGGCGGTGCTGCTCACCGATGCCGAGATCGACCACACGCTCGGCCTGCTGCTGTTGCGGGAGGGACGGGCGCTCGAACTGCACGCGACTCCTGCGGTGCGGGAGACGTTGTGCGACGGGACGGCGATACTCCGGACGCTCGAGGCCTACTGCCGAGTCGAGTGGCGACCAGTGGTTCCCGGCGCCGACGCGTCGCTGGGAGCCGGGCTGTCCTACCGGGCCTTCGAGGTCCCGACCACCAAGGCGGCCCGCTTCGGGGCGGGCGGGCAGCAGGGGCGGGTCGTGGGGTACCGCGTGACCGAGGAGGCCACCGGCCGTGCGGCCGTGTACCTGCCGGGCGTGCAGGAGCTCACCGCGGAGGTGCGCGCGGAGCTGGACGACTGCGCGTGCCTGTTCGTCGACGGGACCTGCTGGCACGACGACGAACTGATCAGGCTCGGCCTGGCCGGCAAGACGGCGCGCGACATGGGGCACCTGCCGGTCGGCGGTGCCGGTGGCAGCCTCGAACAACTGTCATCGCTTCCCATCGAGCGCAAGATCTACGTGCACGTCAACAACAGCAACCCGATCCTGATGGACGACGCGCCCGAGCGGGAGGTCGTGGAGAAGCGCGGCATGGAAGTGGCCGAGGACGGGCTGGAGGTGCGGATCTAG